A stretch of the Oligoflexus sp. genome encodes the following:
- a CDS encoding VOC family protein produces the protein MGTSIKVQTCLWFDSGAEVAAEFYAGLIKNSKVIEIIKRDGKPLTVTLNLAGHEVMLLNGGPMFKQSEAASIMAICDDNADADRLWKAFIANGGTESHCGWLKDRWNVSWQIVPAAFLKMASDKNPDKVARMMEAMMSMKQLDIVKLQKAFDGK, from the coding sequence ATGGGTACCAGCATTAAAGTCCAAACCTGTCTGTGGTTCGATTCCGGTGCGGAGGTAGCGGCTGAGTTTTACGCGGGGCTTATCAAGAACTCCAAAGTCATAGAAATCATAAAGCGGGATGGAAAACCACTGACTGTCACCTTGAATCTTGCTGGGCACGAGGTCATGCTTCTCAACGGAGGGCCGATGTTTAAGCAAAGCGAGGCCGCGTCCATCATGGCTATCTGTGATGACAACGCCGATGCTGACCGTCTATGGAAAGCATTCATAGCAAACGGCGGAACAGAGTCCCACTGCGGTTGGCTTAAAGATCGGTGGAATGTCAGCTGGCAAATCGTCCCTGCAGCGTTCTTAAAGATGGCGTCCGATAAAAATCCTGACAAAGTTGCTCGCATGATGGAAGCCATGATGAGCATGAAACAGTTGGATATCGTCAAACTTCAAAAGGCTTTTGACGGAAAATAA